The window GGGCTGAAGCCACGCGGGCTCGTTCCTCGGTAATCTCCGGGTTGTGCCGGGCCAGAGACCGTTCGAGGTGCTGGGCAGAGACCTGCATGACCTCCACGTCACCCCCGCCGGAGAACCCGAGACAGTCCTGCCATGCCATCCCGATAATGATCTCCAGTCCGCCGGCCAGGTCGTCGGCGATCAGTCCGCCTTCCCCTTCGGAACTCGCGAACACCAGCGGTCGGCGGCCGTCCTGCTCGGCGCACAGGAAGTACGCGCCACCGGCGGACTCCCCGGCGATTGGCTCCAGCGGCGCACCCGAGGCAAGCCTCAACTCATCGCCGTGATACTTCCGCCCGATGTCGAAACTGAACGATGTCCGCAGCAGCAGATCGATCTCCGGGGTGTTCCGGATCAGGTCAAGCAGATGATCACTTGAGGTCATGGTGGGGACGATAGCGAGTGCCACTGACACGCAAGGGTTGCAGGGCGAACAAGGGAAGCGCCACACGTTGCGAGAGGCTGCGCGCTGTCATGGAGGCTACCTCGGGTCGCGGTTGAAGTGGGCCGTCGACCAGCGATAGCCGAGCGCGGACAGGCTCACGCACCAGGCGATGGCGATCCATCCGTTGTGGCCGATCTCGGTGCCGAGGAGCAGGCCGCGCAGGGTTTCGATGGCGGGGGTGAAGGGCTGGTACTCGGCGATCGGCTGGAACCAGCCCGGCATCGTGTCGGCCGGGATGAAGGCGCTGGAGATGAGCGGGAGGAGGATCAGCGGCATGGCCATGTTGCCGGCCGCCTCCGGGTGCGGGCTGGCCATGCCCATGCCGACCGCGATCCAGGTGAGGGCCAGGGCGAAGAGTGCGAGCAGCCCGAATGCCGCCAGCCATTCCAGGGCCGTGGCGTTGGTGGAGCGGAAGCCGATGGCGACGGCGACCGTGCCGACGAGGACCACGCTGGCGATCGACTGCAGCACGCTGCCGATGACGTGCCCGATGAGCACCGAGCCGCGGTGGATCGCCATCGTGCGGAAGCGGGCGATGAGGCCCTCGGTCATATCCATCGAGACGTACACCGCCGCCCCGATCACGGTGCTGCCGATGGTCATCAGCAGGATGCCCGGCACGATGTAGGCGATGTACTCGGAGCGGTCGGCCCTGCCGCCACCGATGCCCGCGCTCATCACGTCGCCGAAGATGTAGACGAAGAGCAGCAGCATCATGATCGGCGTGAGCAGGAGGTTCAGGGTCCCTGACGGGTAGCGCCGCGCGTGCAGCAGGTTGCGGCGCAGCATCGTGTTCGAGTCACGGACGGCAAGGGAGAGGGCGCTCATCGGACTGTCTCCTTGGGGTGGCCGGGGCGTGCGTTCCGCCGGTGAGGGCGAAGAACACGTCGTCGAGGTCGGGGGTGTGGACGGTCAGTTCGTCGGCCTCGATGCCGACGGAGTCGAGCCGGTCGAGGAGGGCGCGCAGTTCGCGCTGGCTGCCGTCGCTGGGGATCTGCAGGGCCAGGGCCTCGTCGTCCCGGGTGGCCTGGGGCAGGGCGGTGCCGGCGGACCGGTAGGCGGCCGGGTCGGAGAAGCGGAGTCGGACGTGGCCGCCGGGGATGAGCCGCTTGAGTTCCTCGGCGGTGCCGTGGGCGGCGATCTTGCCGTCGTTGAGTACGGCGATGCGGTCGGCGAGCTGGTCGGCTTCTTCCAGGTACTGGGTGGTGAGGAAGACGGTGACGCCGTCGGCGACGAGTTCGCGGATGATCTGCCACATGTTGTGGCGGGAGCGGGGGTCGAGGCCGGTGGTGGGCTCGTCGAGGAAGATGATCCGCGGGTCGCCGACGAGGGTCATGGCGATGTCGAGGCGGCGCTTCATGCCGCCGGAGTAGGTGGAGGCGGGCTTCTTGGCGGCCTCGACCAGGTCGAAGCGCTCCAGCAGTTCGGCGGCGACACGGCGTCCTTCGCGCTTGGACAGGTGGTGCAGGTCCGCCATGAGGAGCATGTTCTCCTCGCCGGTGATCAGGCCGTCGACGGCGGAGAACTGTCCGGTGACGCCGATCGCGGCGCGGATCGCCTGCGGGTCGGTGGCGAGGTCGTGGCCGCCGATGCGGATCTCGCCGGAGGCGGGGTCGGGGGAGATGAGGGTGGAGAGGATCTTGACGGCCGTGGTCTTGCCGGCGCCGTTCGGGCCGAGCAGGGAGAAGATCGTGCCTGCGGGGACGGCCAGGTCGACGCCGTCGAGCACGACCTTGTCGCCGTAGGACTTGCGCAGCCCGACGGCGGAGACGGCGGCCGACGACAGGTGACCGTCGCCCTGCCTGGATGTGGGCATGACAGATGAAGGCATGGAGCCCTCCCGTTCGAAGACTGAAGTGGCTGGGGGAGTGGGGTGAGGACGTTCTTCGCGGGTCGGCCCCGGGCGCGACGGATGTCGAGGTCGCCGTGAGGGCTCGGGCCTGGGTGCGGATCTCGAAGGTGTCCTCGATCTCCTCTGGGGGCCTCGGATATGGGGAGCGTGCTGCGCACCCGCCCGGGGCCCGAGTTGACGTCGTGCCATGTGGCGGTGCCCGCAGTGCCCGCGGTGATGCCGGCCTCCGGATCACCGCAAGGGATCCCGAGCGCGACTGAACCACGGGCCACCTGGCCGAGGTGAATGCTGCCGTGGGGCGTCGAAGTCCGGATCGGGCAACTGGCTGCCCGTGGCGTGGAGGGGCTGCAGGCCGCATCGATGGCGACTGCGGATGCGCCGCCACCTGCCGCGACGGGGTGAACGCCCACGGCGGCCGGCTGGTTGGCCGGCTGGCCGGCCGGTTGGCAGCCGGGCGTCCGGCGCCATGGCGGCGTCACTCGCAGCAGCTCGTTGTTCGGTTTGTGCGACCACTCAAGGCCCTGCGTGTGGATCGCCGGTCAGCAGGTCGTGCGCGCAGTCATCGCGTCGCCTCTTCCTCGCCTTCCTCGCCTTCCTCGGCGCGCGCGATGGCGTCGGTCAGCTGCTTCCGCGCACGGGTGGGGACGTAACCTCCCTCCGAGTAGTTCTGGACGAACGCCTCGACGAACTCCACCGGGTCCTCCCCGACGATCTCGCGGATCGACGTTCCGTCCGCCGCTGCCTGCTCGAACAGGTCGGCCAGGTCTTCGAACATCGACGCATTGCTGTCGCCGTCGGTCGGCACGAAGTGCATCAGGTACCGCTCGATCGCCTCGACCGCCGTGCGGTAGTTCTCGGGAAGCTGACGCGAGCGCGCCTTGTACGCCCTCCAGCGCTTCTTGGGCCCGATCACCTTCGAGATGAAGCCGCCCTTTTCGACATCGGACATGGTTACTTGCCCCCTTCGCGGAGCTGTTCCAGTCGTTCCGTGAGGAAGCTCCACGTCCTCCAGAACTCTTCGAGGTACTCCCGTCCCTGAGCGTTGAGGGAGTACACCTTGCGCGGCGGTCCCTTCTCGGACGGGACCTTCTCCACGTCGACGAGGCCGCGCTTCTCGATCCTGACGAGCAGCGCGTAGATGGTCCCCTCGGCGATGTCGGAGAAACCCTGCTCCCGCAGTCCCGCCGTGATCTCGTAGCCGTACGCGGGCCGGCCGGACAGGATCGCGAGGACGATGCCCTCCAGCGTGCCCTTGAGCATCTCCGTCAGCAGCTTGGCCATGGAACACCTCCTCCCTGAGCTATCCAGTGTTATTGGGTACCGGTACACCGTAACGCTGACTACCGGTACTTAGCAAGACGGAATAGTGGGCGGCTGGGGCGGTATCGCAAGCGCTCACTGCAGCAGCGTTACCGGCGGCGCCTCGGGCGGGCCGCACTGCTGGTGGAGCTCGACGTGCACCAGTACGTGGGCTGCGGCGAAGCCGGTGACGGCCGGCGGCGGGCCGAGATCGTGGGCGAGCCCCTGGTGGCGCCGTTCGGCCCGTCTGCGGGCTGGGCGTGCCGTCGGGGCGACAGGTGCGCGGTATCAAGGCCGCCATACCGGAGCACGTCGGCCAACTCGCCGGCCGGGTCCGGAGCCGGGAACGGCCCTGCCGTTTCGGCAGGGCCGTCCCAGGGGCGCGGCAACTGAGCGAGAGACGGTTCCCCGGGGCGTGGCGTTCGGATCTGGTCGGTCGGTCGGTCGGTCGGGCCCCGGGCCCCGGGCGTCGCGGGCCGGGGCCGGATCCAGAGGGACGTGCGTCAGCGGCCTTGGCCGTGCAAGACCAGTGCCCAGGCCAGGAGGCCCAGCGCCACCGTGCACAGCACCGCACGCCACACATTGGCGCGTACCCACGGCTGCTCGAAGGCGCGGCGGACGGCGGCCATGTCCTTGATCTGCTCGACGGGCCCGGCCTGTTCCAGGGCGTTGTTCAGCGGGATGTTGATGCGAGCCGTGACCGCCATCGCCAGGATGTAGGCGACGAGCGCGCCGATCAGCGGTGCCAGTGCCTGGCGCCCGCCGTCACCCGTGGCGTGGAGCGCCACCGCCACCCCGGTGAACACCAGTGCCCCCAGGTAGCCGAGCATGAACCAGCCGTTGAGGATCGCCACGTTGATGCGCTGCATCGTCTCGATGACGGTCCGGTCGGCGCTGCGCGCCAGACCCGGCATGACGGACACCGCAAAACCGTAGAACAGGCCGCTCATCAGACCCATGGTGATCGTCGCGGCGATCAGTGACGCGAACCGTGCCGTTTCCACGTGGGGCTCCCCCGGATCGATACTCGTCGAAAACCGTGTCGAGGACGGGTCGAGAACCGGTCATCGAACGGTCAAGTCCCGCCGATCATAAGTGCGCAGCGGTCCGGATCACCCCCGTAGGCTGGCCGTTGCACCCGTACTGCCGCCGAACGGAGCCGCTGCCATGCTGACCGCCCTCACCGGGGCCCACGGGGACCGCGCGGACGCCGTCACCGTCGCCGGCCGCGCCACCTCCTACGAGGAACTGCTCGGCGCGGCCCGCGCGGTGGCCGTCGACCTCGACCGGTCGGGCCTGCCCGCCTTCGCGGTGACCGCCACCGCCTCCCTGGAAACCGTGGCTGCCGTCGTCGGCGGACTCCTCGCCGGGGTGCCCTGCGTACCACTGCCCCCAGACGCCGGGCCCGCCGAGCGCGGACACATCCTGGCCGACTCCCGCGCCCGCCTCATCGAGACGGACTTCGCCCGCCGCGCCCCTGCCGGGCCCGCAGTTACGCACGCGCCCGGTGATCCCGCGCTGATCCTCTACACCTCCGGCACCACGGGCCCGCCCAAGGGCGTGGTCCTCAGCCGTGCAGCGATCACCGCCGACCTCGACGCGCTCGCCGAGGCCTGGCAGTGGAGCGCCGAGGACACCCTGGTCCACGGACTGCCGCTGTTCCACGTCCACGGCCTGGTGCTGGGCGTCCTGGGCGCCCTGCGCACCGGCAGCCGCCTCGTGCACACCGGCCGGCCGACCCCCGAGGCGTACGCCGCGGCCGGTGGCAGCCTCTACTTCGGTGTGCCCACCGTGTGGTCGCGCATCGCGTCCGCCCCGGCGTCCGCCGCCGCCCTGTCCGGGGCCCGGCTGCTGGTGTCGGGCAGCGCGGCCCTGCCCGCGCCGGTCTTCCGCGACCTTGAGCGCCTGACCGGGCAGCGCCCCGTCGAGCGCTACGGGATGACCGAGACCCTGATCACCGTCAGCGGCCGCGCGGGCGGCGAGGTCCGCCCCGGCACGGTCGGCACCCCGCTCACGGGCATCACCACACGCATCGCCGCCGAGCCGGGCGCCGACATCGGCGAACTCCAGCTCACCGGCCCCACCCTGTTCTCCGGCTACCTCGGCCGGCCCGAGGCCACCGCCGCCGCATACACCGAGGACGGCTGGTTCCGTACGGGCGACATCGCGGCCGTCGACGATCGCGACGGGGTCCACCGGATCGTGGGCCGCGCCTCCACCGACCTGATCAAGTCCGGCGGGTACCGGATCGGAGCGGGCGAGATCGAGAACGCTCTGCTGGACCACCCCGCGGTCAGCGAGGCGGCCGTGGTCGGCGTCCCCGACACCGACCTCGGCCAGCGGATCGTCGCCTTCGTCGTCGCCCAGAACGTCACCGGCAGCGAACTCACCGATTTCGTCGCCGCGCACCTGTCGGTCCACAAACGCCCCCGCGAGGTCCGCTTCGTCACCGCCATCCCGCGCAACGCGATGGGCAAGCCGCAGAAGCGACTGCTCCTGGACGACGCACCCCCACACCTCACCTGACCCCATCCCCACCGGCCCTGCTCCAGCGCGAGCCGCCTGCAGAGGCCCACGGCGCCCGCCCCCGGACTCCAGGACGGAGCTGCGGACATAACGGGGTGTCAGGGGTGGCGGGGAGAGGCAGCGGGTTGCGTTCCGCCCCGCCCCGCCCCGCCCTGCCCTGCCCCGGTCCGCCCCACCGCGCCCCCGGTCCCGCCGCCCTGCGCACCCTGTGGGCCCCACGTCTTTGGTCAAGCTGGTCGGGTGTGAGTTCGGGACGTCTGGAACGATCCTTGCCGTCGCCAGCCCGCAGAGTGTGAGGATCGCGCGGTCGGCTTCCGCGATGCCGAACGCGTCCTTCGCGTCCGCCTTTTCCAACGTCCACTACGGATACGTCGGCCGGGCAGCCGGCTGCGACGCGGGCACTCTCATCAAGGGCGCCTACCTTGGGAGTAATTGTCAAGATCTGTGGATCACGTGGCGCGTAGACATGCTCTCGGTGTTTGAGGGGCTTCGAGGTGCGGTGCCACACGGGTGAGCCCCGGCAGGTGGCGCCGGGGCTCACTGGGAGTGGTGTGTCAGCGGTCCATCAGGACGAACACGCCCCACCCAAGGTATTCGCGCTGGTACCTGGCGTGCTGGACGGGTGCCGCAGCGAGTTCCGCACGCATTTCGTCGGCGAGCTCGTCGTCGGGGTTGGCATCGAGCCAGCGTCGGATGTTGAGCCACTGTGCCGCGACGTACCGGTCCCAGCTGTCCTGGTCGGCAAGGACCATCTCGACGACATCACAGCCCAGGGCGCTGAACTGTTCGAGCAGTTCTGGCAGCGGGAGCAGGTCGTCCTTGCGGGCCATGTGACAGCCCTCGACGGCGACTTGGTCCTCAGGCTCGCGGCGCCAGTACGGTTCGCCGATCAGCATCATGCCGCCGGGAACGAGACTGCGCCGCAGGAGTTCGACGGTACCCGCCACGCCAGAGCCGATCCAGGTGGCGCCGATGCAGGCGGCGATGCCGACAGGATCGTCGGCGACATGGCCCGAGGCGTCCGCGTGCACGAAGCCGACTTGGTCGGCAACGCCCAGCTCCACGGCCCGCCCGCGGGCAGCGTCGATGAAGACGGTGCTGATGTCCACCCCGGTGCCGGACACACCGTGGTCCCGGGCCCAGGTGCACAGCATCTCGCCCTTGCCGCAGGCGAGGTCGAGCATGCGGGTACCCGGCGACGGGTTGATGGCCTGACCCAGGATGGTCAGTTTCTCGCTGGTGAACGGGTTGCAGATGCGATGGCTGCTCTCGCGGATGGTGAAGCTACGTGGCAGATCCACTACAAGGGTTCCTTCGGTCCGTGGAGGTCAGAACGGCTGGGCAATGCGGCCGACGGGAGTTGGCCGCGAGTACCTGGACCGTCATCAAATGCACCTCTTCGAACGTGTGAAGGCTGGGACCGGTCGAGGGTACGGCCGCTGAGATCACCGTGTCCATCGCATTTCACGTCCTGTCGGCACGCGCCTCATGCGATGCGGGCCCGCCGGGCGTTCGACGAGGTGTCCGCGCTCGAAGCGGGCTCCAGCGCGGACGAGGGGAGGGTGACGAGATGGGGTGCGTTCACGGCCCGCCAGCGGACCTGGGCGGACTCGACGAGCTTGAAGACCATCGCCAGGGCGGCGGCCGCGCTGCCGGCGCCCTGGGTGGCCTTTGTGCGGAGCCGGACCGTGGCGAACGTGGACTCGATGGGGTTCGTGGTGCGCAGGTGGATGCCGTCGGCCCAGACGGAGACGTAGTCGCCGGCGGACAGATCTCGCTGACCGAACGCGGTGTGGTCGGCTTGCCATTGCTGGGTGAAGCGGGTGATCGTCGCTGGAGAACCGCTTGCGCTCGCCCGTCGCCTCGTCACTGCCCCTGTCGTTCACGCGTGGGGCCTTCACCTCTACCACCCCGGCCGCGATGGTGACCTTCCTCGCCTGGTGATGGCCGTTGCGGACCAGCAGGCGACGCCCGCGCTCGTCACGCTGGTCGGCCAGCTCCGCTACAGATGACCAGAAGCCGATCACCCGGGAAGCTACGCCTTTCGCGTCCAACCCGAGGTAGGTCCACAGGTCATGAGCATTGCTCCTCCCTTCGGAGAAACCTTGCTCACCGGGGACGACGACCAAGGCGATCAGATCACGATGCGGGTCGGCGTGACGCACGGACAGTGGGGCTGTGCGGTCGCCCCAGTGGCCGGCCTGGCCACCGGTGTGCTCGGTCGATGTTCCTGGCAGCCGCTTGGCGGGCGTGTGACGTCGGAGTGAACGGTGCGGCCAACGGGCTCGCCCCGGTCTTCTACGGCGACCTGCTCACGATCACGGCGGAGCGGTGTGGTGGGGGATGCTCATCGGTTACGTAGGACGCTGGAACCTCGCGGTCGCCCTCCTGGGCGGCACGGCCGGCGCCCCGGTCATGGTCTGGATCTTTGTGGCTCTCCTCCAGGTTCCCAACGGCTACCGGTGCTGACGAAGCCGGGCCGGACGAGGGCGGTCCGCCTGCCACCACCACCGCGGGGGCGTCGCCCGCACGTTCACCCGGTGTCGTCCTCTGAGGACGGTGCGGGGAGGGCTGGGCCCGGTAGCGCCCCGGGGTGGTGCCGAACTCGCGGCTGAAGGCGTGCGAGAGGGCGTACGGGCTGCCGTAGCCGACCTGACGCGCGACCGCGGCGAGCGGCTGCGTGGTGTCGCGCAGCAGGGCCGCGGCCAGGCTGAGCCGCCACCAGGTGAGGTACGCCATCGGGGGCCGGCCCACCAGAGCGGTGAAGCGGCGGGCCAGCGTGGGCCGGGACACCCCCGCGGCCGCGGCCAGTGTCTGACTGGTCCAGGGGGCGGCCGGATCCGAGTGCACGGCCCGCAGCGCGGCGGCGGCGACCGGATCGCCCAGGACGGCCGGCCATGCACCGCTGCCGTCCTCGGCCACCCAGGAACGGATCATGTAGACGAGGAGCAGGTCGAGCAGGCCCGGCACCGCGATGCCCGAGCCTGGCCGCCGGCCGTCCAGCTCACGGCCCAGCAGGTCGATGGCGGCCCGCAGTTCAGGACGCGCGCCCACGCGGTTCGGCAGGTGGACGACCTCCGGCAGCTCCGCCATCAGCGGGTGCACCCGGCTGCGGTCGAGCCGGTACTTGCCGCACAGCATCTCCACCACCCGGCGCCCACCCCCGACCCCGCTCGCCCCATCCATCCGGTCCGTCTCACCAGCCCCGCCTGCACCGGGCAGGCCGCTCATCCGGTCCGCCCCGTCCACCTCGTATGCCCCGGGCAGCCCGCTCATGGCGCCTGTCCTGCCGGCACCGGTGCATGTTCTGCCTGCGCCCGTCCGGTGTGGCCCGTCCGGGGCATGTACCGCGTCCCACTGACCGAACGGCACCGCCCGTTCCACAGCCCGGGCATCGACCGGACTATCGGCGATCACATGCCCGGTGCCGTACGGCAGCAGCACCGCGTCACCCGGCCCCAGCGACAGGGCAGCGCCTCCGTCGGGCAGCAGCCAGCAGTTCCCCTCCAGGACGACGTGGAAACCGGCGCCGTCGTACGGGGCGAGGCGCGTGCACCAGCTGCCGCTCACCCGTACCCGCTCCGAGGAGGGCCGCCCGATCCGCACGGCCGAGATCGCATCACTCACCACGTCCATCGGGCCACGGTATCCACCGCGTCCATCACCGAGCATCAAGGGTGAGACGTTCGCGTATTCACCTGAGCCGGAAGGACATTGAGCAGCTCACCGGCGCTTCCTAGAGTCGGAGGTATGACGAGTGAGAACAAGCAGGCAATCATGGTGGGGGACGTCGAGGTCATCCGGGTCCTGGAGTGGCAGGGACCGTTCGCCCCCGCCCGCGGTCTCGTGGCGGACTCCGAGGCCCGGGTATGGCAGGACAACGAGCACTGGCTGGCGCCGGACCACTGGCAGGTGCAGGACGACCGGGCGGTGATGGCCCTGCAGACCTGGGTCCTGCGCAGCGGCGGACAGACCGTCCTGGTCGACACCGGCGTCGGCAACGGCCGCGAACGGCCGCACTCGCCGCGAGTTCCACCACTGGCAGACAGACTTCCTCGGTGCCCTGGCACGGGCCGGGATCCGCCCGCAGGACGTCGACGTCGTCGTCAACACCCACCTCCACGCCGATCACGTCGGCTGGAACACCCGCGACGCCGGGGGAGAGTGGGTCCCGACTTTCCCCCGTGCCCGCTACCTCATCCCGGCGGCGGACGATTTCCACTTCGGGCCGGCCAACTCCCATGGCACAGGCCGCAGTCCCGACGACCGGCTGGTCTACCAGGACAGCGTCGCGCCCATCCATCAGGCCGGGCAGGCCGTGCTGTGGCACGGCACCCACCGTATCGACGAACACCTCACCCTGGAGTCCGCGCCCGGCCACACGCCGGGCTCGTCCGTGCTGCGCCTGGCATCCGGCGGCGAACGGGCCGTCTTTGTCGGTGACCTCCTGCACAGCCCGGTGCAGATCGTCAGCCCCTCCTGCAACAGTTGTTTCTGCCTGGACGCGAAAGGTGCGGTGGCCACACGGCGCCGGATCCTTCAACAGGCCGTGGAGAGCCGGGAACTGGTCGTCCCGGCCCACTTCGCGGGCCCCGGCGCCGTGGAGATCCGCCGCGACGCCGACGCCTTCACCCCCACCCGGTGGGCCACCTGGCCTGCCCGGCCCGCCACCCCTCACGGCGCTTCCGCTACCCGCCCCTGACACCCAGCCCGGACACCGGCAACGGCGCAGGGTCCTTCCGCCTCCGCAAGGCGTCCGCGACGCGCCCGCATCACGGAAGCTGAACGACGGTTGACGGGGAAGTTGCCCCGGTCAGTCGCGGCTGGAAAGAGGAGTGCGCAGATCCACACGGAGCGGGATGGACGTGAGGATGGGTAGTCCGAACAAGGCGTGACGCAGTTCCGTCGAACGCGCGGCGACGAGGTCGAGGTCCCGCAGTCGGCGCTTGAGTTCGTCGATGAGCGCCTTGTCCGTGTCGAGAAGGCATCCCTCTTCCCGCTTGGCGAGGTACTCGAGGTGCTGGCCATCCACAGCCCGGCGACTGGCCCAGACCGCGAGCTCGGTGCATCCGAAGAGGTACGCGTACGCGGCATTGAGGCTCGCGGCAGCGGCCGGCTCGTGCGCATCGTCAGGCCCCGCCTGGCCGTCGTTGTGGCAGTGGTCGCCGAGCACGTACTCGGCCAAGCCGCGGTTGACAGCGGTAAACGCCGCCGGATCGCCCAGGGCGCCCTCCCACACCGAGTTCAGGAGCGGACGCAGCCCCAGAGTGAAGGCTGCCTGTTCAGCCTCGGGCAGAGTCTCGTGCCAGCTCATCAGGCGCTCGGCAACACCCGCGGCGAAAACGCCCCGCACACTGGGCGACGTGGCCTCCAGCCGCACTTCCACCAGCGCTACGAGGTCCTGCCAAGTGTTCATCCGAGCCTTCCCGTTGAGCAATCGGTGTGCTCACGTCCGCCTCGGGGATCATCCCACCCACACGTCACTCGATCAGGGTGGCTCTCCTTCTCGTCGTGGAGATTGACCAGCGGATTGACGACGTCAGGAGCGACGGGCTGTGCCGGCAGGCTGATCCGCAGTTGTGCCGACAGCCGGACGAGCACGTTGAGGAGTTAGCTTGATCTTTAACCTCGCCCGTCATCCGACCTGCTGAGGTCTACCGTTTCCGGGAGCGCGCGACGCGGCCGCCCTCCACGCTTCGAGATGTCGAGTAACGAAGTGTCGAGGAACGGCCGCTGAGGATGAGTTTCCCTGTCGATGTTCCCGCCGTCGAGGCGTTGGGTGTCCTGTCCCGCTTTCGTGTTGAGTTCTACGAGTGCCTGTATGCCCGTGCGGATGCGCTCTTCGAGCTCACCGACGCGGTGCTGTGCACGGACGGGCCGGTCAGGTCGCTGGTCGAGCTCACGCTGACGGCCGAGCACCGGCGCGGGCATGGAGCGATGTACGACGCGGTCAACCACGGCTGGCTGGAGCCGCGTCGCCTGCGCAGACTGTTGGCCTCGACGCCGCTGCCGAGGGCGGCCGACGGGCGGATCGTCCTCGCGGTCGACGTGAGCAACTGGCTGCGGCCCGACGCGCCCACCATCCCGGACCTGCTGTTCTGCCACGTATACGGGCGAGGTCGCAGTGCTGACCAGATGATCCCCGGCTGGCCCTATTCCTTCGTCGCCGCCCTGGAAACAGGACGCACCTCGTGGACCGCCGTGCTCGACGCGATCCGCCTGGGCCCGGCCGACGACGCCACCGCGGTAACCGCCGGCCAGCTCCGCGAGGTCGTCGGCCAGCTCCTGCGGGCCGGCCAGTGGAAGCGCGGCGACCCGGACATTCTCATCGTCGTGGACTCCGGCTACGACGTCACCCGCCTCGCCTACGTACTGGCGGACCTGCCCGTCGAGCTGGTCGGCCGACTGCGCTCGGACCGGGTCATGCTCCGCGACGCAGGCCCGCGTCGTTCCACCCCGCGCGGCGGGCAGCCCCGCAAGCACGGCGGCGTGCTCACCTTCTCGAAGCCGGACTCCTGGCACACCCCCGACCAGGCCACGACCTGCGACACCACCCGCTACGGCCGGGCCGAAGCCCTCGCCTGGGACCGCATGCACCCCCGCCTTCAGGCCCGCGGCCCCTGGCTCGACCACTGCGGTGAACTCCCCCTGATCCACGGCACATTGATACGGCTGAAGGTCGAGCGCCTGCCTGGCGACCGCGACCCGAAACCGGTCTGGCTGTGGTCCTCCAAGGCCGGGATGGCCGGCCGGGACGTCGACCTGCGCTGGCAGGCGTTCCTCCGGCGTTTCGATCTCGAGCACACCTTTCGGCTGTTCAAGCAGACCCTCGGCTGGACCGTCCCGAAGGTCCGAGACCCGCACACCGCCGACCTGTGGACCTGGCTGATCATCGCCGCCCACACCCAGCTCCGCCTGCGCCCGACCGCTCGCCGAGGACCTCCGCCGCCCCTGGGAACGGCCCGCCGAGCCCCGCCGCCGGCTCACCCCCGCACCGCGTCCGCCGGGGTTCCGCCACCTCCGCGCGAAGACCCCCGGTCCCGCAGGTGTGCCAAGACCCACCCGGCCCGGGCCCCGGACGCCCACCCGGCTCCAAAAACCGCAGGCCAGCCCCACGCCACGAGCCCGGAAAGACCGTGAAACGACCCGAAACCCTCACCGAACATGTCCGCTTGAAACAACAGCGAGGTTAAAGATCAAGGTTAGAAGCTGTTGTCGTACCGATCATGGTGGACATCGGTTCGAGTGTGGCGACTCTGTCGGGTGATCTCTCGCTTGTGCGCGCATGAAGGCAGGGCCTCCGGTTCAGCTCATGGTTGTCGAAGCCGGAGCGCACCAGGAGGCCCTGTTGTTGCAGTCTTACGCTCTCGTGCGGGTGGAGTCCAACGGGGCTGCCCCATCGTGTGATTGCCTTGCTCACCGGTTCGGGAACGCGGGTGATCGCCCTGGACGTGCACCGCGCTATCCGTCGGACATGACGGACGCGGAATGGGCCCTCGTGCGCGACTGTCTGCCGGTGCCACTGTGGCTGGAGGGGCGGGGCGGGCAGACGGAGGGGTACTGCCACCGATAGATGTTGGACGCTGTTCGCTATCTGGTGGCGGGCGGCATCACCTGG of the Streptomyces sp. NBC_01294 genome contains:
- a CDS encoding SAM-dependent methyltransferase; this translates as MDLPRSFTIRESSHRICNPFTSEKLTILGQAINPSPGTRMLDLACGKGEMLCTWARDHGVSGTGVDISTVFIDAARGRAVELGVADQVGFVHADASGHVADDPVGIAACIGATWIGSGVAGTVELLRRSLVPGGMMLIGEPYWRREPEDQVAVEGCHMARKDDLLPLPELLEQFSALGCDVVEMVLADQDSWDRYVAAQWLNIRRWLDANPDDELADEMRAELAAAPVQHARYQREYLGWGVFVLMDR
- a CDS encoding acyl-CoA synthetase, with translation MLTALTGAHGDRADAVTVAGRATSYEELLGAARAVAVDLDRSGLPAFAVTATASLETVAAVVGGLLAGVPCVPLPPDAGPAERGHILADSRARLIETDFARRAPAGPAVTHAPGDPALILYTSGTTGPPKGVVLSRAAITADLDALAEAWQWSAEDTLVHGLPLFHVHGLVLGVLGALRTGSRLVHTGRPTPEAYAAAGGSLYFGVPTVWSRIASAPASAAALSGARLLVSGSAALPAPVFRDLERLTGQRPVERYGMTETLITVSGRAGGEVRPGTVGTPLTGITTRIAAEPGADIGELQLTGPTLFSGYLGRPEATAAAYTEDGWFRTGDIAAVDDRDGVHRIVGRASTDLIKSGGYRIGAGEIENALLDHPAVSEAAVVGVPDTDLGQRIVAFVVAQNVTGSELTDFVAAHLSVHKRPREVRFVTAIPRNAMGKPQKRLLLDDAPPHLT
- a CDS encoding PadR family transcriptional regulator; its protein translation is MAKLLTEMLKGTLEGIVLAILSGRPAYGYEITAGLREQGFSDIAEGTIYALLVRIEKRGLVDVEKVPSEKGPPRKVYSLNAQGREYLEEFWRTWSFLTERLEQLREGGK
- a CDS encoding ABC transporter permease, producing the protein MSALSLAVRDSNTMLRRNLLHARRYPSGTLNLLLTPIMMLLLFVYIFGDVMSAGIGGGRADRSEYIAYIVPGILLMTIGSTVIGAAVYVSMDMTEGLIARFRTMAIHRGSVLIGHVIGSVLQSIASVVLVGTVAVAIGFRSTNATALEWLAAFGLLALFALALTWIAVGMGMASPHPEAAGNMAMPLILLPLISSAFIPADTMPGWFQPIAEYQPFTPAIETLRGLLLGTEIGHNGWIAIAWCVSLSALGYRWSTAHFNRDPR
- a CDS encoding ATP-binding cassette domain-containing protein, which gives rise to MPTSRQGDGHLSSAAVSAVGLRKSYGDKVVLDGVDLAVPAGTIFSLLGPNGAGKTTAVKILSTLISPDPASGEIRIGGHDLATDPQAIRAAIGVTGQFSAVDGLITGEENMLLMADLHHLSKREGRRVAAELLERFDLVEAAKKPASTYSGGMKRRLDIAMTLVGDPRIIFLDEPTTGLDPRSRHNMWQIIRELVADGVTVFLTTQYLEEADQLADRIAVLNDGKIAAHGTAEELKRLIPGGHVRLRFSDPAAYRSAGTALPQATRDDEALALQIPSDGSQRELRALLDRLDSVGIEADELTVHTPDLDDVFFALTGGTHAPATPRRQSDERPLPCRP
- a CDS encoding anthrone oxygenase family protein, which encodes METARFASLIAATITMGLMSGLFYGFAVSVMPGLARSADRTVIETMQRINVAILNGWFMLGYLGALVFTGVAVALHATGDGGRQALAPLIGALVAYILAMAVTARINIPLNNALEQAGPVEQIKDMAAVRRAFEQPWVRANVWRAVLCTVALGLLAWALVLHGQGR
- a CDS encoding DUF1048 domain-containing protein gives rise to the protein MSDVEKGGFISKVIGPKKRWRAYKARSRQLPENYRTAVEAIERYLMHFVPTDGDSNASMFEDLADLFEQAAADGTSIREIVGEDPVEFVEAFVQNYSEGGYVPTRARKQLTDAIARAEEGEEGEEEATR
- a CDS encoding polymorphic toxin type 44 domain-containing protein, producing the protein MPNASFASAFSNVHYGYVGRAAGCDAGTLIKGAYLGSNCQDLWITWRVDMLSVFEGLRGAVPHG